Part of the Pedobacter sp. MC2016-14 genome is shown below.
CAAGATAAAGTTTCTTTTTAAAAATGACCTGAGCGTTTACCTTCATGATACACCTGCAAAAGAGGCCTTTAACCAATCCATGCGTGCCGTAAGCCATGGTTGTGTAAGGGTAGAAAAACCGCTTGATCTTGCGCATGCTTTGTTTGGCGACGGGTCAAAGTTTGAAACCATTAAAAAGGAAATGAGTGCAGAGACACCCGAAGCCAAAGATATTTCTTTGAAACCGCAGGTACCGGTTTACTTATCCTATTTTACAAGCTGGGCAGATGAAAAAGGGACCATACAGTTCCGTAAGGACGTGTATGGTCTTGATATCGTTTTGGATAGTTACCTGCAAAGGTTAAACCGGATCAAAAACTAAGTTCCGGAAGCGATTAGCGCTGTACTGATTTTTTCTGGGTAAATACCAGCTAGATCTGCAGCTTTGTGCTCGTCTAAAAACTTAGAGGTATATCGTTGATCGCTGCTGTTGATGAACAGTACAGTCTTACCTTCAATAGTATTGATGACTTCATTGGCAAGTTCGGGCGCAACCGCAGGGCAACCCTGACTGCGACCCAGCCTGCCTAATGCGTTAATGGTACCCTGGCTTACATAAGCAGCACCGTGAACCACTATTGAGCGCCTACGTGCATTATCGTTATAGCCATTGTCCATGCCATCCAGTTTAAGTGATCTTCCATGTTTACCGGTATAAATTTCTCCGGTTACATAAAAGCCTAAACTGCTTTGAAAAGAATCATTGGTGTTGGAAAAACGAGTAGCTTTATCGTCTCCGCTATGTTGTCCATGAGCAACCCAGGTATTAAGAAGCAATTCTTTTTTATCCAAATCAATAATCCAAAGACGTTTTGAACTGCTGAGCTGGTCCATATCCGCAATGCTGAGAATGGATTTTGCATTACTTACTTTTCCGGTTATTTTAAGGTTGTAATAGCCGGTTATTGCTTTTTCAAAAACAGTTCTGCTCAATCCGGTTGTGGCCAGTTTTACTGAATCATAAAGGTCCTTTACGTATTTGTTATACAAAGAATCTTCCGATGCAGTGCGTACAACCGGGCTGGTTTCTACTGGAGATTTCCAGCTCATGGTAAAAAGCGAAAGGGTGATTAGAACAATACCAGCTCCGCCTAAAATGTATTTTCTCATAGAATGTATTTAACTCTGTGTGGTGATACGTTGATTAGGTAAGTTATCTTCAAATAAATTGTTTAAGTATTTCGTCTTATTTCTAAAACAAATATACGTATTTGTAAACGAATGTCAGCATATGTCCTTCGGTTTTACGCTTTTGTGACTATTCGGAACTTCAATACTATCAGTTAATTAGTGGAATTATCAGCCCTGCTCAACGTTTAAAGTGTAGTTTTGTAATTTATTGTATGGAATATCTAATTTATTGAAGATTTTTCGCAAAACAAATGTTTAAAAAAATGATGAGTTAACTATATATTTGTTGTATTAACTTATGGCGATATGGAAGATGATAAATTGGAAGAAAAAAAATACAATATTGAAGATCCGGTTATTAGTAAAGTGGAGGAGATTGACCTTTCCGGAACCTATAGCTATGCACAGTATTTGAAATGGGAAATTGACGAACGCCTGGAGCTTATAAAAGGGAAGATTTTTGCCATGAGTGCCCCGAACCGCAACCACCAGAAGATTTGCGGGCATATATTTAGTAAATTATATAATTACCTTGAAAAACATCCCTGCGAAGTATATATCGCTCCTTTTGATGTGAGGTTGGCTAATAGGTACAATCCGGATTCAAAGGTTTTTACCGTAGTGCAGCCAGACATATGTGTGGTATGCGATCAAAATAAGCTGGATGAAAAAGGCTGCATTGGCGCTCCGGATATTATGGTTGAGATTTTATCTCCCGGTAATAATGCCAAAGAAATGCTAAATAAATACGATGTGTATGAAGAATCTGGCGTGAGGGAGTATTGGGTAGTGGTGCCCGCAGAAAGAATTCTTTTGCAATACGTTTTAAACGAGGCCGGCGTATTTGAAGCACAGCGCCCTATTACTGGAAAAGGGATGTTGGTTTCTGTGGTGTTGCCCGGATTTCAAATTGAAGCAGACCTTGTTTTTAAAGGAATTAGTGAATAAATGTTAAAAGATTACCCGTTAGCCTAAGCTAATGGTAATCTTTTACCGCATCCATCTTTTTGGGAAATGCCGAAGTACCTTCCAGTCCAATTACTTTTACGCTTCCTGATTGATGTATTTCCACCGCGTGGCCAAAATAATCAGGAAGCTGCGTTCCCCATTTTATGCTGCTGTTGCGAATGAGTACATCATTGGCCTTATCAATATAGAACGCAGAGACATTGGCTTTTGGTAAACCTTCTACATTAGAGGGACGGCGGTCAAAGAAGCCTCCAGAGATGTTTGTTGTTTTATCAATGAAGAGATCTACCTGGTCAAATGTAATTCCAGACACAAGCTCCGGACTTTCGCCGCCTACGTAAATGCCATTTTCACTGCTGCATTTGATGTTGCTGAAAAAGATGTTTTTTACGGCACCTGCGCGGCCTTCGGTTGCCCCTTTCGGAAAACGCCAGCCTGCGTCCTTGTTATTGCCTTTTGCACGGGCATAAGAAGTAACATATATCGGCTCTGATTTGCCCCACCATACATCAGAAAACAAATGAGACTCTATAATAATGTTAGAGAAGATCACATCAGATACGGTTCCCTCATCTCTGTTCTGAATACCAATACCGCGGTTACTTTTTTTAATGATGCAGTTATTGATCAGCACCTGGCTAATTTTGTCCATGTTCTCAGAACCTATTTTAATGGCACAAGAGCGTGAGGTCATGGTGCAGTTATTTACGGTAATATTTTCACAAGTACCAAATTCTTCATATTCTCGTCTGTTTTTGAGACAGATACAATCATCACCTGATTCGATATAACAATTGCTGATGCGCACATTTTTGCTGTGATCAAGGTCTATGCCATCGCTGTTTCTAACTTTAAGGCTATTTAGAAGTGTAATGTTATCAATGGTTACATCATTGCATCCAATTAAATGAATGGTCCAGTAAGCGGAGTTAACGATGCTTAAGTCACGAATCCTGATGTTTTTACCGCCAACTATCGTTAAGAGATGCGGGCGTGGATCTACAACAGTAAACGGTTTTAGTACGTATGAATCCTCCAGCTCCGCACCCATAAAGGAAATGCCATTGCCATCAATAGTTCCTCCTCCGCTAATGGTAACATTGATCAGGTTTTCTCCTCCAATCCAGATTGTACCTTCACCTTTGTTTTCCCTGAAGGCACTTTTGGTGTAAACTTTCTCATTTGGATTAGCCAGTACTTTCGCATTTACCTCAACATTAAATTCAATATTAGATTTCAAGTTAAAAGGGCCGGTTAAAAATACTGCACCTGCAGGGACAATTACCTTTCCACCACCAGAATTTGATGCGGCGTCAATGGCTTTCTGTATGGCCTGGGCATTGTCTGTCTTTCCATCTCCGATAGCACCGTAAGCTTTAATGTTAAATTCCTTTTGAAGAGCTGGTAAAGGGTATTTCGCTTTCAGGTTTACTGTAAAAAGGATACAAACTGTAAGTATGGCTAAAACTTTTTTGAACATATTTTGGATTATTTGGTTAGCAAGGGCCAATATAGCTATTTATGGCGGTTTAAAGGCTTTGCTAAACATTTATACAGGGCAACTGTTAACACCATATTTAAACAGGTAAATCATGAGTCTGGAGAAATATATAAAAAAACGTGATTTTAGTAAAACATCAGAACCTGCGGGTGAAAAGGCTAAAAGCAAGGCTAAAGGAAAAACTGTTAAGGCTGGTTCAGCATTAACTTTTGTGATTCAAAAGCATGCAGCCTCACATTTACATTACGATTTCAGGCTTGAAATGGAAGGCGTGCTCAAAAGCTGGGCGGTGCCAAAGGGTCCTTCTACAGATCCGAAAACCAAACGATTGGCCATGATGGTAGAAGATCATCCTTACGATTACAGAACCTTTGAGGGCTTGATCCCAAAGGGAGAATACGGAGGGGGAACCGTTATTGTGTGGGATGAAGGGACTTATGAGCCGATTGAAAAAATTAAAGGTAAAAAGGCACAGGAAAAACATTTACTTACACAATTGGAAGAGGGGTCATTGAAGATTGTACTCCATGGACATAAAGTAAAAGGGGAGTTTGCGCTGGTTAAGACCAAAGGTATGGGCGAAAATGGATGGTTACTGATCAAACATAAAGATAAGTATGCCTCTGAAAATGACATTACAAAAAAAGACAAATCTGTATTGTCTAAAAAGACGGTTGAGCAGGTGGAGAAAACAAGTGATCAGGTTTGGCACAGTACCCAAACCGATTATTTACGGGACGGGAAAAAGGCTAAAATACCTGTTGGTATTAAGCCTATGCTGGCTACATTGGTAGATGAGCCTTTTGACGACCCGGACTGGATATATGAAGTGAAATGGGATGGCTACCGTGCCCTCGGTTTTATAAATGAAGGTAATGTAGAACTGCTGTCCAGGAATTACAAATCTTTCAATGATAAGTTTTACCCCATTTATAAAGCCCTTCAACAATGGAAAATTAATGCGGTAGTGGATGGCGAAATTGTGGTGATAAACGATAAGGGGATCAGCAATTTTGCTAAGCTGCAAAACTGGCGAAGTGAAGATGATGGCGACTTGGTTTATTATATTTTTGACCTGCTTTGGTATAATGGTATGGACCTTACAGAATTGCCCCTGGCACAGCGCCAAGCTATTTTAAAGGATGTTCTACCTGAAGGCGACGATCAAATTAGGATGAGTAAGGTATTTGAAGCAAATGGAATAGATTTCTATAACGCATCTAAAAGAATTGGTTTGGAGGGTATTATTGCCAAGAAGGCTAGCAGTACCTATTCTGCCGGTGCCAGAAGCAAAGAATGGCTTAAAATAAAAGTTGGCAAACGCCAGGAGGTTGTGATAGGAGGCTATACGCTCAATAAAGATTCGTCCAAATTGTTCAGCTCCCTGTTGCTTGGCGTATTTGATCAGGGCAAGTTTAAGTATGTTGGAAAAGTGGGTACAGGTTTTAACGATGAAATGCAGAAAGAGCTGATGCAGCAGTTCCAACCCCTTATCCTAAAAAAAAGTGCCTTTGATGAAGAACCGGATTACAACAAACCTTCGCGTTTCAGACCCAATCCTCCTCATGCCAAAGCTACCTGGTTAAAACCTGAACTGGTTTGTGAGGTTGCTTTTAGTGAGGTTACCAGCGATGGCGTTTTCCGTCATCCATCGTTTCAAGGTATGAGGATTGACAAAAAGGCTAAAGATATTGTTAAGGAAGTCGCAGTTGCTACAGATCGGATAGTTGAGGAGGCAGATGTTTCAGAACATGATACAGCTATAGTTCCTCCGAAGGGAAAGTCCCGTAAAACTTTGCTTAATCCTAAGGATGAAACCCAGGTGCGGAAAGTAAAAGGGCATGAGCTTAAGTTTACGCACTTGAGTAAATTGTACTGGCCGGAAGATCAAATTGAGAAAAGAGAAATGTTCAATTACTATTATCAGGTGGCAGATTATATCTTGCCTTATTTAAAAGATCGGCCCATGTCATTAAACCGGTTTCCTGGTGGTATCCATGCCAAGAGCTTTTATCAGAAAGATGTGCGGGGTAAAGCGCCGGATTGGGCCAAAACTTTTCCTTATGAAAATGGAGATGGCGAGCATAAAGAATATCTTGTAGGCCAGGATGAAGCTACTTTACTTTGGATGGCTACGCTGGGCTGCATTGAAATGAACCCCTGGTTTAGCAGGATTTCTTCACCAGAACATCCTGATTATTGCGTAATTGATCTTGATCCTGATAAAAATACTTTTGATCAGGTGATTACTGCTGCGCAAGAGGTAAAAAAGGTTTTAGATGAACTGGATATCCCAGGTTACTGCAAGACTTCAGGTTCAACCGGAATGCATATTTATATCCCCCTGGCGGCAAAATATGATTATGAGCAGTCGCAATTGTTTGCCCGGATCCTGGTTAAAATAGTGCATCAGCAAATTCCAAAGTTTACCACGCTGGAACGGATGATAAGCAATCGAAAAGGGAAGATGTATCTTGATTTTTTACAAAACCGGCCGGGCGCTACCATTGCCGGTCCTTATTCATTAAGACCAAAACCAGGTGCTACCGTTTCTATGCCTTTGCATTGGGATGAAGTTAAAGCTGGTTTGAAAATGAAAGATTTTACGATTTTAAATGCTGTTGACAGGTTGAAAGAAACCGGAGATTTGTTTAAAGGTGTATTGGGTAAGGGAATAGACTTGGAGAAAACCATTAAAAAAGCACAAAGCATATTTAAGTAAATTGTCCTTTTTTGCTATTGCCCCTTGAAATGAGCTTCTATATCTGCGATGTTGTTTTTTGCCTTTTCAAATACTTCAGGTTCTGAGGACGAAGATACCGGTGCATAGCGGGCCATTTCGCACATTTCTAAAGTTTTCAATAGCTCATTGATGGTATTTTCGTTCAGTTTCGTATCACGAAGCCTGCTCACAATATTATGATGGTTTAGGTCTGATACGGCAATACTTAGTTTATGGCTCAGGTATCCATAGATTCCTTTATAAATGGCTTCATAAAAGGCTATTCTATCTGCTTTTTGAAGCTCTGTTTTTGCCTGTGCTAAATATTTTGCCGCCAGTTTATTGGCATTTCTTTTTTTAATGGCTTCGGGATCAATGTTACGTGCTAAGTTCCAGTTGCGGTAGTACCGGTAACCGAACCAGGAGCTTACTGCTACTACAAGAATAATGTATAACCATACGGTTCCAAAAAGGGCCTTCATAGCAGTGCTAAAATGATTTTGGGTAGACTGAATGTCTATTTCATCTCCATCAAGCATGTTGCCGTCTTTTTTGTTTCCCGAAGTAAAGACCTTGCTCTCTGCACTTACATCGCCTTTATTTACGGTAACCGGAAAAGTGCCGGAAATAAGGGTATGATACTGACCTGTTGCAGGGTTAAAGTAGGAGAATTTATAAGCTGGAATTGTATATTTTCCTTCCTTTCGTGGAATGGTCAGGAAAGTATAATCTCTGCTTCCCGAAACACCGTTTACGCTTTCTGTAATTTTATCTGTGATTTTTGGGTCGTATTTTTCAAATCCTTCAGGGAAATCAACCGTTAAATTTGGAAGTAGTTTGAGGTTTCCGGAACCGGATATTTTGATGGTATAATTTAAAGATTCATTGGCTTTTAAAACATCCTTATCTACAACGGTGCCCAACGAGAAATCACCCACTGCACCTTGAAATCCTGCTGGTTTACCCGCCATTGGGAGTGGTTTTACGCGAATGGTAACCTGTGCGCTTTTAACCTTATACTTGCTGTCTTTAAAAGAACCGCCTCCAAAAAGCTGCTCGAAGGGATCGTTGGAAGGAACGGCTTGTCTTACAGAAAAGGTGGCACCCAATGGATCAAGGGCAAGGTTACCTGCATGTTCAGGGAAAAGGATAATCTGCTTGATGATCCCTGTATGATAGGATACGCCTTTGTATACCTCAGTTGCCCATTCAATATTTGGATTGTTATTTTTGATCTCCTGACTCCAGAACCCATTAAATTCAGGTAGTTTATCTGGTTGCATATCTACCAGAGACACATTGGTATATAGTTTATAGGTAACAGAAATTTGCTCTCCCTGATAAACGGATGTTTTGTCTGGAATGGCCCTTATAAACAGACTTTTTGCAAGGTTTGCCGGATTTCCAGGCGCCACATCCTGCTGTTGCGCAGAATTAGAGGAAGAGCCATTTTGCTGTTGTTGTACCGCTCTGCCTTTAACTACCTTTATTTTTAGGGGATTTGACCGGTAAGTTTTTCCGTTGGCTGTAATCGTTGCTGCGCCAATGGTGTATTCGCCCTCTTTAACAGCCATTAAATCGTATCCAAGAGACATAGACATCGTGGTATTCCCGTTGATAGAAGTCATGCTTGAACTCTGATTAGGGCCGCCCAGTACACGAAATATGGAAAGATCTGGTGGATTAAAAGATTCTATATTGCCGTTAACGCTAAAACTGAGTTCAAATGCTTCTCCCGTACCAACAGTGTTTTGGCTCAGTGATGCCGTAAATTTTATGTTTTGAGCCAGTAAAGTCACTGACCACAACATCAATAGGACTAAAATATATGGTGTCTTCTTCATTCTGTAATGCGGTTACCAGTCCTTAACAATTCTTGCTTTAGTCCCTTTTGCCTTCTTATTTTTGAGTTTGTCCTGTGTGTTTTTTTCCTCATTGTTTAAGGCTTGCAACATGCGCTCGGCATCTTCCTTTGATAATTTGTCAGGTTGCGGCTGCTGTCCTTTTTGATCTTTATTCTGTTGATCTTTGTCCTTGCCGTCTTTGTCCTTTTTGTCTTTATTCTTATCGTCCTTATCCTTTTGCTCCTGGTTCTTATTGTCCTTGCTCTTATCGTCCTTGTTTTTGTCCTTGTTCTTTTCGTTTTTCTTATCCTGCTGTTGCTGCTGTTTCAGCTTTTCCATGGCATAAGCAAGGTTGTACCTGGTTTGCTCATCTTTTGGGTTGTTCATCAAAGATTTCTTATAAGCATCTACGCTTTCCTGTAGCTTTTTATCTTCCAGCAGGGCATTTCCAAGGTTATGATAGGCTTTGGCTTTTACATCAGGACGAGTAGCCGATTCGGCAAGTTCCGTAAACTTCTGTGCTGCATCTTTAAAGTTTTTCTGTTTGTATAAGGCATCTCCAAGGTTAAAATTGCCTTCCAGCGATTGGCTCGCTTTCGTTACAGACTTTCGGTAGCTGGCTTCAGCTTCCTTATATTTCTGTTCCTTGTACAGCTGGTTCCCTTTATGAATATCTCCCTTTTCTTTTTGTGCTAAGAGTATGCCGGCATGCAGCAGCAAAGCCGCAATGATAATTGTCTTTTTCATGATTTACGTACCTCAAATAGCTCCCACAATTTAGATTTTCTTTCCTGGCTAATGTATTTTCTGTTAGAGATGAAGAATTCCAATAACAGCAGGGCCAGGGTAATGCCCAGAAAGATCTGGAACCTGTCTTCGTAGTTTTTAAATACTTTGCTTTCATAGGTCTTCTTTTCCATTTTGGCCACTTCGTTCATAATCAAACCTAAGCCGCTATTGGCATTAGAAGATCTTACGTATGCTCCATTTCCTGCTGTTGCAATTTCCTTACACATTTCTTCATTCAATTTACTCAAGACGGTTTTTCCTTGTTCGTCGGTATGAAAGCCTACGGGTTGTCCGTTTTTGTAAACCGGTACAGGAGCACCTTCAGGAGAACCTTCGCCAATCACATGGATTTCTATACCCTTAGCACTGGCAGTTTTGGCAGCAGCCACAGCATCGTCTTCATGATTTTCGCCATCTGTCATGATAATCATGGCTTTGCTTTTTCCGGTAACCTGCTCAAAGGTCTCCAGTCCCATTTCTATGGCAGCACCAATGGCCGTTCCTTGTGTTGGAACAATGTCTGTGCTGATATTGTTGAGAAACAGTTTAGCAGCAGCATAGTCTGTAGTAATGGGGAGTTGAACATAAGCCTGACCTGCAAAAATGACGATGCCAATCCTGTCGTTATGCATACTGTCTATCATTTGAGAAATGGCACGTTTAGCATTCTCCAGTCTGTTTGGAGAAAGATCAGCTGCCAGCATACTGTTTGATACATCCAGTAAAACCAGTACATCCGATCCGCTTCGCTTGCCTTCTTCAGTTTTAGTACCTATCTGCGGATCTGCAATGGCCACAATCAAAAATGCATAGGCCAGTACAAAAAGGACAAATTTCCAGATAGGGCGGGAAAATGAAACTTCGGGCATCAGGCGCTTTACGGTATGGGCATTGCCTAAACGTGCCAGGGCTTTATGTTTCCATCTGGTGATGAAAAAAAATAAGAGGATTAAAACAGGAATACCCAGTAAGCCCCATAATATTTGTATGTCTGCAAAACGTATCATTTTATGTCAATGCCCCTTTAAATACAGTGTTTTTTAATAGAAATTCCAGCAACAGTAAAAATAGCGCCAGCAATGCCAAAGGGAAAAAGCGCTCGGTTTTTTTGTGGTACTGCGTTACCGCAATCTTTGCCTTTTCCAGGTTGTCAATCTGCGTATAGATCTCTTTTAGCTTTTGGTTATTGGTGGCCCTGAAATACTTACCTCCGGTAATTTTAGCAATATTGGTAAGGGTAGGTTCATCAATGGTAACAGGCACCTGCTGGTATTGGATGCCAAAGGGAGTTTTAACCGGGTAGGGGGCAAAGCCTTTAGTGCCTACGCCTACTGTATATACCCTTACCTTCATTTGTTTGGCAATTTCTGCTGCCGTAGCAGGAGGTATAGAACCGGTTGTATTAGATCCGTCAGTTAGCAAAATGACTACCTTACTTTTTGCATCACTTTCTTTAAGTCGGCTTACTGCTGTAGCAAGGCCCATCCCAATTGCCGTACCGTCGGTAATCATCCCGTTGCTAATTCCTTTAAACAGGTTAATGAGCACGTCATGGTCTATCGTAAGCGGACATTGGGTAAAGCTTTCACCACTAAATACCACCAATCCAATCCGGTCGTCTGGCCGGTCTTTAATAAAATCAATTGCAATCTCTTTACCGGCTTCGAGGCGGTTGGGTTTTAAATCCTCTGAAAGCATACTTCCTGAAATATCAGTCGCAATCACAATATCTATTCCTTCTGTCGTGCTGTTTTGCCAGCTTAAGGCAGATTGTGGCCTGGCCAATGCAACAATGATCATGATTAAGGCAAGCACCCTCAATACAATGGCATAATGACGGAGGCCAGCATGTTTAGCAAAAAAGCGGTTTTTATTTTTAGCTGCCGCGGCAGAAAACCCTTTAATTGCCGAAACGCCAAGTGTGCCCTGTAACTTATTTTGACGCTTGATGTACCAAAGTACAACCAATGGAATTAAAAGCAATAACCAGAAAAAAACTGGTTGGGCAAATGTTATTCCTTTAAACCAACTCATTGCTGTTTTTTATTTTCAGTAACTGTCTCTATCTGCCTGGTGTTTTTTATAAAGTTAATGGCAGATTCCATACTTTGTTCGTTCTCTGTGCTCAACGGCTTTTCTTTAGCAAACTTTACCAAATCTGCCAGCACTAACAATTCTTTTAAATTTTTCCTGTCATCATCGCTAATATCTTTGTTTCTGAGGCTTTTGAAGATTTCTTCGGTTGTTTGCTCCAGCGCATTGATCTGATAGCGTTTTTCAAGGTATTCCCTCAAAATGTCTGTCAGGCTACTGTGGTACAGTTTCATTTCGTTCTGTTGCCAT
Proteins encoded:
- a CDS encoding murein L,D-transpeptidase catalytic domain family protein translates to MRKYILGGAGIVLITLSLFTMSWKSPVETSPVVRTASEDSLYNKYVKDLYDSVKLATTGLSRTVFEKAITGYYNLKITGKVSNAKSILSIADMDQLSSSKRLWIIDLDKKELLLNTWVAHGQHSGDDKATRFSNTNDSFQSSLGFYVTGEIYTGKHGRSLKLDGMDNGYNDNARRRSIVVHGAAYVSQGTINALGRLGRSQGCPAVAPELANEVINTIEGKTVLFINSSDQRYTSKFLDEHKAADLAGIYPEKISTALIASGT
- a CDS encoding Uma2 family endonuclease; the protein is MEDDKLEEKKYNIEDPVISKVEEIDLSGTYSYAQYLKWEIDERLELIKGKIFAMSAPNRNHQKICGHIFSKLYNYLEKHPCEVYIAPFDVRLANRYNPDSKVFTVVQPDICVVCDQNKLDEKGCIGAPDIMVEILSPGNNAKEMLNKYDVYEESGVREYWVVVPAERILLQYVLNEAGVFEAQRPITGKGMLVSVVLPGFQIEADLVFKGISE
- a CDS encoding glycoside hydrolase family 28 protein, with the protein product MFKKVLAILTVCILFTVNLKAKYPLPALQKEFNIKAYGAIGDGKTDNAQAIQKAIDAASNSGGGKVIVPAGAVFLTGPFNLKSNIEFNVEVNAKVLANPNEKVYTKSAFRENKGEGTIWIGGENLINVTISGGGTIDGNGISFMGAELEDSYVLKPFTVVDPRPHLLTIVGGKNIRIRDLSIVNSAYWTIHLIGCNDVTIDNITLLNSLKVRNSDGIDLDHSKNVRISNCYIESGDDCICLKNRREYEEFGTCENITVNNCTMTSRSCAIKIGSENMDKISQVLINNCIIKKSNRGIGIQNRDEGTVSDVIFSNIIIESHLFSDVWWGKSEPIYVTSYARAKGNNKDAGWRFPKGATEGRAGAVKNIFFSNIKCSSENGIYVGGESPELVSGITFDQVDLFIDKTTNISGGFFDRRPSNVEGLPKANVSAFYIDKANDVLIRNSSIKWGTQLPDYFGHAVEIHQSGSVKVIGLEGTSAFPKKMDAVKDYH
- the ligD gene encoding DNA ligase D produces the protein MSLEKYIKKRDFSKTSEPAGEKAKSKAKGKTVKAGSALTFVIQKHAASHLHYDFRLEMEGVLKSWAVPKGPSTDPKTKRLAMMVEDHPYDYRTFEGLIPKGEYGGGTVIVWDEGTYEPIEKIKGKKAQEKHLLTQLEEGSLKIVLHGHKVKGEFALVKTKGMGENGWLLIKHKDKYASENDITKKDKSVLSKKTVEQVEKTSDQVWHSTQTDYLRDGKKAKIPVGIKPMLATLVDEPFDDPDWIYEVKWDGYRALGFINEGNVELLSRNYKSFNDKFYPIYKALQQWKINAVVDGEIVVINDKGISNFAKLQNWRSEDDGDLVYYIFDLLWYNGMDLTELPLAQRQAILKDVLPEGDDQIRMSKVFEANGIDFYNASKRIGLEGIIAKKASSTYSAGARSKEWLKIKVGKRQEVVIGGYTLNKDSSKLFSSLLLGVFDQGKFKYVGKVGTGFNDEMQKELMQQFQPLILKKSAFDEEPDYNKPSRFRPNPPHAKATWLKPELVCEVAFSEVTSDGVFRHPSFQGMRIDKKAKDIVKEVAVATDRIVEEADVSEHDTAIVPPKGKSRKTLLNPKDETQVRKVKGHELKFTHLSKLYWPEDQIEKREMFNYYYQVADYILPYLKDRPMSLNRFPGGIHAKSFYQKDVRGKAPDWAKTFPYENGDGEHKEYLVGQDEATLLWMATLGCIEMNPWFSRISSPEHPDYCVIDLDPDKNTFDQVITAAQEVKKVLDELDIPGYCKTSGSTGMHIYIPLAAKYDYEQSQLFARILVKIVHQQIPKFTTLERMISNRKGKMYLDFLQNRPGATIAGPYSLRPKPGATVSMPLHWDEVKAGLKMKDFTILNAVDRLKETGDLFKGVLGKGIDLEKTIKKAQSIFK
- a CDS encoding BatD family protein, with the protein product MKKTPYILVLLMLWSVTLLAQNIKFTASLSQNTVGTGEAFELSFSVNGNIESFNPPDLSIFRVLGGPNQSSSMTSINGNTTMSMSLGYDLMAVKEGEYTIGAATITANGKTYRSNPLKIKVVKGRAVQQQQNGSSSNSAQQQDVAPGNPANLAKSLFIRAIPDKTSVYQGEQISVTYKLYTNVSLVDMQPDKLPEFNGFWSQEIKNNNPNIEWATEVYKGVSYHTGIIKQIILFPEHAGNLALDPLGATFSVRQAVPSNDPFEQLFGGGSFKDSKYKVKSAQVTIRVKPLPMAGKPAGFQGAVGDFSLGTVVDKDVLKANESLNYTIKISGSGNLKLLPNLTVDFPEGFEKYDPKITDKITESVNGVSGSRDYTFLTIPRKEGKYTIPAYKFSYFNPATGQYHTLISGTFPVTVNKGDVSAESKVFTSGNKKDGNMLDGDEIDIQSTQNHFSTAMKALFGTVWLYIILVVAVSSWFGYRYYRNWNLARNIDPEAIKKRNANKLAAKYLAQAKTELQKADRIAFYEAIYKGIYGYLSHKLSIAVSDLNHHNIVSRLRDTKLNENTINELLKTLEMCEMARYAPVSSSSEPEVFEKAKNNIADIEAHFKGQ
- a CDS encoding tetratricopeptide repeat protein, with product MKKTIIIAALLLHAGILLAQKEKGDIHKGNQLYKEQKYKEAEASYRKSVTKASQSLEGNFNLGDALYKQKNFKDAAQKFTELAESATRPDVKAKAYHNLGNALLEDKKLQESVDAYKKSLMNNPKDEQTRYNLAYAMEKLKQQQQQDKKNEKNKDKNKDDKSKDNKNQEQKDKDDKNKDKKDKDGKDKDQQNKDQKGQQPQPDKLSKEDAERMLQALNNEEKNTQDKLKNKKAKGTKARIVKDW
- a CDS encoding VWA domain-containing protein — translated: MIRFADIQILWGLLGIPVLILLFFFITRWKHKALARLGNAHTVKRLMPEVSFSRPIWKFVLFVLAYAFLIVAIADPQIGTKTEEGKRSGSDVLVLLDVSNSMLAADLSPNRLENAKRAISQMIDSMHNDRIGIVIFAGQAYVQLPITTDYAAAKLFLNNISTDIVPTQGTAIGAAIEMGLETFEQVTGKSKAMIIMTDGENHEDDAVAAAKTASAKGIEIHVIGEGSPEGAPVPVYKNGQPVGFHTDEQGKTVLSKLNEEMCKEIATAGNGAYVRSSNANSGLGLIMNEVAKMEKKTYESKVFKNYEDRFQIFLGITLALLLLEFFISNRKYISQERKSKLWELFEVRKS
- a CDS encoding VWA domain-containing protein; this encodes MSWFKGITFAQPVFFWLLLLIPLVVLWYIKRQNKLQGTLGVSAIKGFSAAAAKNKNRFFAKHAGLRHYAIVLRVLALIMIIVALARPQSALSWQNSTTEGIDIVIATDISGSMLSEDLKPNRLEAGKEIAIDFIKDRPDDRIGLVVFSGESFTQCPLTIDHDVLINLFKGISNGMITDGTAIGMGLATAVSRLKESDAKSKVVILLTDGSNTTGSIPPATAAEIAKQMKVRVYTVGVGTKGFAPYPVKTPFGIQYQQVPVTIDEPTLTNIAKITGGKYFRATNNQKLKEIYTQIDNLEKAKIAVTQYHKKTERFFPLALLALFLLLLEFLLKNTVFKGALT